The Rhizobiaceae bacterium genome contains the following window.
CAGGTCTATTCCGCCGCCGAGCTGAAAACCATGCAGGAGGTTATCACCCTTACTGTTTTCGCTTTCTTTTCAGTTCTTTACCTCAAGGAATCTCTTACTTTGAATCATCTGATCGGTTTCGCCCTGATCGCCGGCGGAGCAGCCTTCGTGTTCAAGGGATGACGGAGCGGCGACCGGGATGAATCCGCCTTGCGCCATCGTTTGTTCATGAGGACCGAACAAGGGAGAACGCAGATGAAAACGACCGCGATGTTGCCTGCATTCATATGCCTTATGGCCTTGCCATTGCTGACCTCGGCGTCGATGGCTGCCGGCGAGGGTGGCGGGGGCTCAAATCCGACCGTCAGCCAGTGCAAGAAGGGCGAGGTATGGGACAAGAAAAAGCAGAAATGCGTCAAGGCCCAGCGCGGCGCGACAGATGACGAGAGCATCTATGAAGCGGGGCGCGACCTTGCCAACGCGGAACGCTATCAGGAAGCGATCGATATTCTCGAACTGGCGGCCAATCCCAACGATCCGCGTATCCTGAACTATCTGGGCTATTCCAACCGCAAGCTGGGCCACGTGGAACTCGGCCTGAAATATTATCAGGCAGCACTTGCCGAAAAGCCGGACTACACGCTCGTGCGTGAATATCTGGGCGAAGCGCATCTCCAGATGGGCAACCTGCCGGCGGCGAAGGAGCAATTGGCCGAGATCGAGCGGCTGTGCGGCGGTACGAGCTGCGAGGAATATCGCGACCTCGCGGAAGAGATAGAGGCCTTCGAAAAGAAGGGCTGACGCGGCGCGTCAATCGGCGCGTGAGATACGGATCAGCGCCCCGTCGCGCTCGTCGGTGAGCAGGTACAGCGAACCGTCGGGCGCGAGGTTCACGTCGCGGATGCGCCCGAAGGCACCTTCCAGCATGCGTTCCTCGCCCACGACCTTGCCGGTTTCGTCGCGGTCGAGCCGCACCAGCAGGCCGAACTTGAGCGAGCCGACAAGAAGGTCGCCATTCCATTCGGGGAACATGGCGCCGCTGTAGCTGACCATGCCGGACGGTGCGATGGACGGGTCCCAGTAGTAGAGCGGCTGCTCATAGCCGGGCGCCTCGGTGCCGATCCCCAGCTTTTCGCCGGAATAATCGACGCCGTAGGAAATGACCGGCCAGCCATAGTTTTTCCCGGCCTCGGGACGGTTCAACTCGTCGCCGCCCTTCGCGCCGTGCTCGACCGTCAGGAGTGCGCCCGTCAGGGGATCGAATGTCGCGCCCTGAATGTTGCGATGGCCTTTCGACCAGATCGACGGCGCGCCTTTGCTGCCGTCCGCATAGGGATTGTCCTGCGGGATGCTGCCGTCGGCATTGATGTGCAGCACTGCGCCGGATTCATCGAACATGTCCTGCGCACGCTCACCCTGTCCGCGATCCCCGGTGGTGAGGAAGATCGAGCCGTCCGGTGCAAAGACGATGCGCGAGCCGAAATGACGGTTTGTGGTTGCGGGTTTGCTCATGCGAAGCAGGACGTTCACATCATTCAGCGCATAGACACCCTTCGATTCGGAAAGGATCGCGCGCGCGATTGCCGTTCCCCAAAGATTCTTCTTGGGCTCCACGAAGGTGAAATAGAGCGCCCGGGACTGTTCGAAATCGGGTGCGAGCGCGACGTCGAGCAGGCCCGCCTGGCCGCGCGCCAGTATCTTCGGCAGGCCGCTGACGGGGGTTGCCTTGCCGTCTTTGCCGATGATCTGCATGGTGCCGCCGCGCTCGGTGACGATGATCCTGCCATCCGGCAGGAAGTCCATGCCCCACGGGTTCTTCAGGCCGTCGGCGACGACATGGGCGTCAATGCGGACCTTCTGCGTATCGAACTCCTGCGCGTTCGCTGCGGTGAAAGGGACCAGCGCGGATGACAGGGCGAGGGCGAAAAATCTGAGCATGATGCAGGCTTATCCGAGCATTGTGGCGGCATGGCAAGCGCAATGCAGACGGCCTCGCATTGTTCGCTCAAAATGTGGTGAACCGGTTGCGATTTCATTTTGGAATGGAATTTCCGCAACGGGCTGCTATATTTGCTCGGATGGATATGGACGTGTCCGTTGGCTGAAAGGCCGCCGGGCCGTTTTTATTTTGTGCATGCGGCATACAAGAGGATCGCGTTGCCGCTTCGAGGAAAGGCAGATGGAATGAACAAGGTCCCGATGACCCAAACTGGCTTCGACGCGCTGAAGGAAGAGCTGCGCTGGCGTCAGCAAGAGGAGCGTCCGCGCATCATCGAGGCGATTTCCGAGGCCCGTTCGCATGGCGATCTTTCCGAGAACGCGGAGTACCACTCCGCCAAGGAAGCGCAGAGCCATAATGAAGGCCGCATCAACGAGCTGGAAGACCTGATCGCGCGCGCCGAGGTCATCGATGTGTCGAAGCTGTCGGGCGGCAAGGTCAAATTCGGCGCGACAGTCGTGCTGGTCGACGAGGACACCGAAGAGAAAAAGACCTATCAGATCGTCGGCGACCAGGAGGCCGACGTGAAGTCGGGCCGTATCTCGATTTCGTCGCCGATTGCGCGCGCGCTGATCGGCAAGGAAGTGGGCGACGCCATCGAAGTCAACGCACCGGGTGGAGCGCGAGGCTACGAAGTGCTCGAAGTCCGCTTCAGTTGAAATTGAAATGAGCGGCGGCAGGGATCCGAAGGGCGGCGTCGCGCCGCCCGCCGATCCCGCGCACGTCGAGGTCATTGCGCCGAACTTCAAGAGGCGCCTTTCCGGCGTCACCAGCACCATCATCCAGCTCGTGCCCCTGCAGGCGCAAACCATCGGCATAGCAACATTGGGGCCAGGCCTGCCTGCCTATCTGCCGCACCTCGCCTGGTGGCAGCTTCCGCTCCTGTGGCGGCAGCCGGCATCCGGGCGCGTGCGCATCTGGCATGCGCGGCGCAATGTGGAAATGCTGGGCGGGCTGTTGCTGCGCACGCTCGGAGCGCCGCTCAAGCTGGTGTTCACCTCGGCCTCGCAGCGCGCGCACAGGGCATGGACGAAATTCCTCATTCGCCGCATGGATGCGGTCATCGCGACCAGCGCGGGTACCGCCTCCTATCTGGAGGTGCCGAACACCGTCATCATGCACGGGATTGACCTTGACCGTTTCGCGCCGCCGCCGGATCGCGACGACGCGGCGCTGGCGCTCGGGCTGGACCCGGCAAGGCGGTATGTCGGCTGCATTGGGCGCGTGCGCCACCAGAAGGGCACCGACCTTTTCGTCGACGCGATGATCGCGTTGCTGCCGTCGCGCCCCGAATGGTCGGCAATCATTGTGGGGCGGGCCACCACCGAGCACCGGGCATTCGAGCAGGATTTGCGGCAGAAGGTCGAGCAGGCGGGACTGTCCGGGCGGATATTGTTCGTGGGAGAGCACACCAATATTCCGGACTGGTATCGGGTCTTGTCGCTCTTCGTTGCGCCGCAGCGCTGGGAAGGTTTCGGGCTGACGCCGCTGGAGGCCATGGCGACGGGCGTTCCGGTCGTCGCCACGGATGTCGGCGCATTTCCCGAGCTTGTGGTCGATGGCGTGACAGGAAGGTTGATCGCGCGCGACGACCTGCCTTCGATGATCGAGGCGACCGGCGCGCTCATGGACGATGCGGCTCAGCGGGCGACTGCCGGAAAGGCCGCGCTTGCTCATGCAAGCGCGAATTTTCCCTTGCAGAAGGAAGCCGAGCGCCTCAACGCGGTTTATGAAGGGTTGTGGCAGGCCGGATAGGTCAGTCGCCGATGGCGACAAGGCCCTCGTTCTTCTCCTGCCGGATGGTCAGCGCGGTGCGCACCGTATCGACATTCGGAGCCGAGGTAAGGCTTTCGATGACGAAGTTCTGGAAGGTGGCAAGGTCGCGGGCCACGCAATGCAGCATGAAATCGGACTCGCCGGAAACCATCCACGCCTCGCGCACGATGATCCATGAACGTGTGAGCTGGGCAAAGGCCTTCAGCTCGCTTTCGGAGTGGTGGTGCAGGCCGACGAGGCAGAAGGCGACGACATCCGCGCCGAGCATCGGCGCATTGAGCAGGGCGCGATAGCCCATGATGATGCCCGCATCCTCCAGCCGCTTGACGCGCCGCAGGCAGGGCGGAGCGGAAATGCCGACCCGGCGCGACAACTCGACATTCGTCATCCGGCCGTCATCCTGAAGCTCCTTCAGGATTTTCCAGTCGGTCGCATCGAGTTCCGCTTTGAGCGGCATGTTTCAAATCTCCGACTGATTGCGCAAGAATCTTTCGTCTCCGCTGTAAACCAGTTCGCAGGCCATGAAAACAGGTCGCGCGGCACCTGCCGTCTCCGGCACATGTTAAAACATTAAAGTTCTTGAATTTCGAAAGTTTGAATGTTAGGTGATAAGCAGGATGGCGGGAGGACCATTGCAGCCCGGCGGGTTGCGGCGGTTCGCCATCGAACAGGATCGCAGGTGGAGGAAACGCTCATGTCTCACGTCGTCGTTCTTGGTGCGGGCCTTGGCGGCACCATCATGGCTTACGAGTTGAAAGAGAAGCTTCGCCGCGAAGACCAGATCACCGTCATCAATCTCGGGACGGCCTATTCATTCGTGCCGTCCAATCCGTGGGTCGCCGTCGGCTGGCGCGAGCGCGACGACATCAGCGTCGATCTTACGTCGACATTTGCAAAGCGCGGCATTGGGCTGCGACCGGAAGGCGCGCGGCGCGTCCACCCGAAGGAAAACCGTATCGAGCTCAATGACGGCTCCTTTATCGACTATGACTATCTCGTCATCGCGACGGGCCCCGAACTGGCCTTCGACGAAATTCCGGGGCTTGGACCGGATGGCTTTACCCAGTCCGTGTGTCATATCGATCATGCGCTCGCGGCAAAGGCCAATTTCGAGGCGCTTGTCGATAAACCCGGCCCGATTGTCGTGGGCGCCGCGCAGGGCGCGTCCTGTTTCGGGCCTGCCTACGAATTTGCCTTCATCCTCGATACGGCGCTGCGCCGCGCCAAGAAGCGCGATCAGGTGCCGATGACCTTCGTTACGCCGGAACCCTATATCGGGCATCTCGGCCTCGACGGGGTTGGCGACACGAAGGGGCTGCTCGAAAGCGCGATGCGCGAGCGGCACATCAAATGGATCACCAATGCCCGGGTAACAAAGGTCGAGGCCGGGAAGATGTTCGTCGAGGAGGTCAACGAGGACGGCTCCGTCAAGACCGGCCATGAACTACCGTTTTCCTATTCAATGCTGTTGCCTGCCTTCAGGGGCGTGCCGGCGGTGGCCGGAATCGAAGGTCTTACCAATCCGCGCGGTTTCATCACCATCGACAAATACCAGCGAAATCCGGCATTCCAGAACGTATTCGCGATTGGTGTTTGCGTGGCGATCCCGCCTGTCGGCAAGGCGCCGCTGGCCGTCGGCGTGCCGAAAACCGGCTTCATGATCGAGTCCATGGTCACTGCAACGGCGATGAATATCGGCGCGCTTCTCAAGGGCGAGAAGCCGAGCGCGGTCGCAAGCTGGA
Protein-coding sequences here:
- a CDS encoding tetratricopeptide repeat protein → MKTTAMLPAFICLMALPLLTSASMAAGEGGGGSNPTVSQCKKGEVWDKKKQKCVKAQRGATDDESIYEAGRDLANAERYQEAIDILELAANPNDPRILNYLGYSNRKLGHVELGLKYYQAALAEKPDYTLVREYLGEAHLQMGNLPAAKEQLAEIERLCGGTSCEEYRDLAEEIEAFEKKG
- a CDS encoding PQQ-dependent sugar dehydrogenase — protein: MLRFFALALSSALVPFTAANAQEFDTQKVRIDAHVVADGLKNPWGMDFLPDGRIIVTERGGTMQIIGKDGKATPVSGLPKILARGQAGLLDVALAPDFEQSRALYFTFVEPKKNLWGTAIARAILSESKGVYALNDVNVLLRMSKPATTNRHFGSRIVFAPDGSIFLTTGDRGQGERAQDMFDESGAVLHINADGSIPQDNPYADGSKGAPSIWSKGHRNIQGATFDPLTGALLTVEHGAKGGDELNRPEAGKNYGWPVISYGVDYSGEKLGIGTEAPGYEQPLYYWDPSIAPSGMVSYSGAMFPEWNGDLLVGSLKFGLLVRLDRDETGKVVGEERMLEGAFGRIRDVNLAPDGSLYLLTDERDGALIRISRAD
- the greA gene encoding transcription elongation factor GreA codes for the protein MNKVPMTQTGFDALKEELRWRQQEERPRIIEAISEARSHGDLSENAEYHSAKEAQSHNEGRINELEDLIARAEVIDVSKLSGGKVKFGATVVLVDEDTEEKKTYQIVGDQEADVKSGRISISSPIARALIGKEVGDAIEVNAPGGARGYEVLEVRFS
- a CDS encoding glycosyltransferase family 4 protein; this encodes MSGGRDPKGGVAPPADPAHVEVIAPNFKRRLSGVTSTIIQLVPLQAQTIGIATLGPGLPAYLPHLAWWQLPLLWRQPASGRVRIWHARRNVEMLGGLLLRTLGAPLKLVFTSASQRAHRAWTKFLIRRMDAVIATSAGTASYLEVPNTVIMHGIDLDRFAPPPDRDDAALALGLDPARRYVGCIGRVRHQKGTDLFVDAMIALLPSRPEWSAIIVGRATTEHRAFEQDLRQKVEQAGLSGRILFVGEHTNIPDWYRVLSLFVAPQRWEGFGLTPLEAMATGVPVVATDVGAFPELVVDGVTGRLIARDDLPSMIEATGALMDDAAQRATAGKAALAHASANFPLQKEAERLNAVYEGLWQAG
- a CDS encoding Lrp/AsnC family transcriptional regulator, which produces MPLKAELDATDWKILKELQDDGRMTNVELSRRVGISAPPCLRRVKRLEDAGIIMGYRALLNAPMLGADVVAFCLVGLHHHSESELKAFAQLTRSWIIVREAWMVSGESDFMLHCVARDLATFQNFVIESLTSAPNVDTVRTALTIRQEKNEGLVAIGD
- a CDS encoding NAD(P)/FAD-dependent oxidoreductase; the encoded protein is MSHVVVLGAGLGGTIMAYELKEKLRREDQITVINLGTAYSFVPSNPWVAVGWRERDDISVDLTSTFAKRGIGLRPEGARRVHPKENRIELNDGSFIDYDYLVIATGPELAFDEIPGLGPDGFTQSVCHIDHALAAKANFEALVDKPGPIVVGAAQGASCFGPAYEFAFILDTALRRAKKRDQVPMTFVTPEPYIGHLGLDGVGDTKGLLESAMRERHIKWITNARVTKVEAGKMFVEEVNEDGSVKTGHELPFSYSMLLPAFRGVPAVAGIEGLTNPRGFITIDKYQRNPAFQNVFAIGVCVAIPPVGKAPLAVGVPKTGFMIESMVTATAMNIGALLKGEKPSAVASWNAVCLADFGDEGIAFVAQPQIPPRNVNWSSQGKWVHAAKVGFEKYFLRKVRQGKAETFYESLALDVLGIKKLKDIHAEPAE